A part of Paraburkholderia largidicola genomic DNA contains:
- a CDS encoding NAD(P)/FAD-dependent oxidoreductase, which yields MDVQTETHPVPPGSRVAVIGSGIAGLASAYLLARRHRVTLYEAAAYAGGHTNTVDVELDGLTHPVDTGFVVFNDRTYPNLIALFNELGVTSHESDMTFSVSLDHGRLEWAGTSLNTVFAQRHNLLSPSFLGMLRDIVRFNSAAERHLEAASASGYSVGDLLTAGRYGDPFRQHYLLPMAAAIWSCATSDVLRFPAETFLRFCLNHALLQVNRRPRWKTVEGGAREYVRRIIATLDDVRTNEPVLAVRREQGGVHVTSVSGCERFDAVILATHAPDSLRMLADPEPDERHVLGAIRYQPNIAWLHTDLALLPRRERIWSAWNYVSSHGVDGTHPVCVSYLINRLQPLPFQRPVIVTLNPSRPPSPESVLKRFNYDHPLLDSAAVAAQSRLPSIQRTRRTWFAGAWTGYGFHEDGLKSALRIARDFGVEPSWCVR from the coding sequence ATGGATGTGCAGACGGAAACTCATCCCGTTCCGCCGGGGAGCCGTGTTGCTGTCATCGGCTCCGGCATCGCTGGACTTGCGAGTGCGTATCTGCTGGCGCGTCGCCATCGCGTGACGCTTTACGAAGCCGCCGCTTACGCCGGCGGCCACACCAACACGGTCGACGTCGAACTGGACGGCCTCACCCATCCCGTCGATACGGGCTTTGTCGTCTTCAACGATCGCACTTATCCCAACCTGATCGCGCTCTTCAACGAGCTAGGTGTCACGTCACACGAAAGCGACATGACATTTTCCGTCTCGCTCGACCACGGACGACTCGAATGGGCCGGCACCAGTCTGAACACCGTCTTCGCCCAACGGCACAATCTGCTTTCGCCCAGCTTTCTCGGCATGTTGCGCGATATCGTGCGTTTCAATTCCGCGGCTGAAAGGCATCTCGAGGCGGCATCGGCCAGCGGATACTCCGTTGGCGACCTGTTGACGGCGGGCCGCTACGGCGATCCGTTCAGACAACACTATCTGTTGCCGATGGCCGCCGCCATCTGGTCGTGCGCAACCTCTGACGTGCTGCGTTTCCCTGCCGAGACCTTTCTGCGCTTCTGTCTCAACCATGCGCTGTTGCAGGTGAATCGCCGCCCCCGCTGGAAAACGGTGGAAGGCGGTGCACGCGAATACGTGCGCCGGATCATCGCCACACTCGACGACGTGCGCACGAACGAGCCTGTCCTCGCAGTACGCCGCGAGCAAGGCGGCGTTCACGTAACGAGCGTATCCGGCTGCGAGCGCTTCGACGCGGTGATTCTCGCCACGCACGCACCCGACAGTCTGCGCATGCTCGCCGACCCCGAGCCCGACGAACGCCACGTGCTCGGCGCGATCCGCTATCAACCCAATATCGCGTGGCTACATACCGATCTGGCCTTGCTTCCGCGTCGCGAGCGGATATGGTCCGCGTGGAACTACGTGTCGTCGCATGGTGTGGACGGCACGCATCCGGTCTGCGTGAGCTATCTGATCAACCGCCTGCAACCTTTGCCCTTCCAGAGGCCGGTGATCGTGACACTCAATCCGTCGCGGCCGCCCTCGCCCGAATCGGTATTGAAGCGCTTCAACTACGACCATCCACTGCTCGACAGCGCGGCCGTCGCAGCGCAAAGCCGCCTTCCTTCGATACAGCGCACGAGACGCACATGGTTTGCGGGCGCGTGGACAGGGTATGGCTTTCATGAAGACGGGCTGAAATCGGCGCTGCGCATTGCCCGCGACTT